The following is a genomic window from Amycolatopsis sp. BJA-103.
GCGATCGCCTGGCCAGGAGTTCCGCCTCGGCGCTCAGGCGGCGCTCCGCGAGTACGTCGGCGATGACCGGGTCTCCGGCGACGCCGACGTACTCGGCCACGGCCGATGCCGCCTGCCAGGCCAGGTCCCGCAACGTTTCCTCCGGTACGAAAGCCAGCCGATCGGTTTCGGCGCCCAAGGGACCATCACCGGGGAACGCTCGCGAGCCGTCGGGATTGCGTGCCTCCGGATACAGCTCGGACAGGTGCGGAAGGATGCGATAACCGGCGTTCGCCTCGACCATCCGCTCGACGTCCTCCTTCCGCAGCCGGTTTCCGCTGTACCGCTCGACCGCGAGAACACCTTTTTCCAGGTTGTCGCGATAGCTCTCGAAATCAAGACCGGCCAGGGCTTCGTTCACGTCGGGATCCGTGATCTCCTCCGCGCAACCGAGTTCGTGCGAAGCGAGGACGTTCCCGTTGTCCGCGAAGGAAAGCCTGGTCACCGCGTTGATGTTCCAGAACAGGCTCGCCGTCCGGCCGGTCCGCGACAACGACTCCAGCACGGGCCCGCAGGAACCCTGGAACCCGTTGAACTCCACGGCCAGCACGCCACCCTCGACCGGTAGCACCGACACCCAGGGATCGAGATCGAAATCCTGCGAGAGTTCTTCCGCGGACTCCGGTTCGGCCGGGTCCGCGCCGAAGGCCAGGAGCACTTCGTCCGGAGAAGCTCCCCTGACCATCGTGACCGTCGCCGCGTCACCGAGCGCGCTCTCGTCGATCCACCGGTACGCGGTCTCCGGCGGCGGCTCGATGTCGGGTGCGGGCTCACCTCGGAGGACGTAACCCAGCCTGTCACCACGCTTGTACACGATGTCCGGGCCCGGCGGCGCCTGCCAAAGCACGAGTTCGTACCGCTCGCGCTCTTCACCGTCCCGGCCGATCGCGTGCACCCTCACCCGGAAATCGCCGGGCCATGGCGGTGTTCTCGTGCGATGCGGGGTGCTTTCACCCAGCGTGGCGTCACCTTGCTCGGCCCGCCAGGAGATCTCGGTGACTTCGTCCCACCAGTCGACGTCCACCGTGTCCGGCGGTCCCTCGAGAATCCGCATCGTCACGGACAGCCGGCCTTCGCCGAGCCCGGTCCGAACGGCGACCCCTCCAGGGACCGCGACGGCCAGGCCGTTACCG
Proteins encoded in this region:
- a CDS encoding DUF6461 domain-containing protein; translated protein: MEKHTEVSSRLAEALVPVVADLIPLLRGRIPRGPATALGRLGVPEVTPDAFGLEAGRLVAGSGESEVLSRLRSLGDPVSERLLGALELTLDELVVVVPEEVEAAVPGPDATPQAFGFMMSNGPNAQTVTAVRLLDQVRPGISALIVALVAELAEHETLAPLLAVAPELTGEEELAAAQGEAHLALAVAVAAPVLRRTDAPLLAGTPAAVVGVALAAVSALLSESPMPPGYAAALLEKRRAEYLLPATASCSAEVHAHQFVLAERPVVGEADFSGNGLAVAVPGGVAVRTGLGEGRLSVTMRILEGPPDTVDVDWWDEVTEISWRAEQGDATLGESTPHRTRTPPWPGDFRVRVHAIGRDGEERERYELVLWQAPPGPDIVYKRGDRLGYVLRGEPAPDIEPPPETAYRWIDESALGDAATVTMVRGASPDEVLLAFGADPAEPESAEELSQDFDLDPWVSVLPVEGGVLAVEFNGFQGSCGPVLESLSRTGRTASLFWNINAVTRLSFADNGNVLASHELGCAEEITDPDVNEALAGLDFESYRDNLEKGVLAVERYSGNRLRKEDVERMVEANAGYRILPHLSELYPEARNPDGSRAFPGDGPLGAETDRLAFVPEETLRDLAWQAASAVAEYVGVAGDPVIADVLAERRLSAEAELLARRSQLRAHRDHAWLWEAIHHATNPDPLSGAIRSLSAARNASGPAGEELLEHARRVAREC